From the genome of Saccharomyces paradoxus strain CBS432 chromosome XII sequence:
AgcaaaaatacaaaaaaggATCTAGACAACGTTCTTGTTGTTTCAacaactttgaaaaacagatatttcttaaaattcaaaaattcaaaatcgtTCAAAACTTGGAATGCAGCAATTAGGCTTAGTCTGTTCGAGTTTACAGCATTGCAAGAAGCCTACACAGGTTCGTTTCTTTCAAGCAGGGGTGTCAAACTTGGTGATATCAAGGTTGTTATGGCAGATACTAAATTCACTTATGAGGACTGGGTTAGCGTGAGATTTGGGACAGGTATGCCATGGAAGCGTTGCTACGCTGTTATCTCCCCACAGTctagcaaaaaaaagaaaaattcaaaaggcTCAATATGTTTCTatgaaaatgacaaaaaaaccaaaaaatcaaacatCATGACAACTGTAGTGGATGCAAGGGCTTTATATGCCGTTTATCCCTCTTCACCAATATTAATCGACACATCTACAATCATAAAATTGGAAGGTTTTgtatcttttgaaaaaagtgagGAACCTCAGGAAACCAACATATTCATCATGCCTGAAAAACACCAAGGTGTTCCTGGATATGACACTATTATTCGTTTTCTAATCCCAGCTATGAATGCTTTCTATTTATATGGCAGGCCAAAAGGTTTGATTGCCAACAGAATTGACCCGGATTCCTTGCTGTTTGCTTTACCAACGCTTCCgcatatatattatttacaGGTGGATGATGTTCTATCATTAACAAAAGACAAAAGTTACTTGCATTGGAATGCCGCTGACTGGAGAAATAATATTGTTAAAGTAttacagaaaaaattaagtaAAGGCTATAAAGGCTGTGGCAATAAATCTGTATCAATTGCATCTGGGATGATGAAGTCGCCGGCAATTAGTTCAGCGGAATTATTCGAAGGGTACGATTCTCTTCCAGAGAAGCAAATGGAGAGTCCGCAAAAATCTAAGAtcaaatcttcttctacaCTGCCATCaattgatgatattagTTCGGTTCCTGCCTCTGTAAGTTCTCATGCTACCTCAGTAAAACAAACAGAATTATTCGTTGCTGAtaattcttccaaaatcAATGACTGTGTGTCAGCCCAGTCCAGCGTTACCACTAACTTCAAAGATACTTTCACTACCCCAATGACATCGGGGATGCTTAACCAAGAAAACGCAGACAGAAGCTTTGAGTCAGGCTTAAAACTTAAAATCCCTGATgcagatttgaaaaacatGGAAGACGTTGAATCGAGCTCTGCTAACAACTTTTCTACGACACCAGAAGACAAACATATTCCTTTGGCTAATGCAGCCGAATTATCTGCTCTTTACGACAAATATTCTACATCTCCCTTTGGTAAATCTGAGGCTCATTCAAACCCTAAACCTCAAACGTTGGAAGTTGAAGATCGCccaaaaaatgaaactaGAAGTCCTTATGAGAGATACGTAGGCACATCTGCTGAAAGTAAGACATTTGAAATAGGTAACGTCAGAGAGTCGAAGAGCACAATCAATACTTCCCTATCTTCGCCTTTGAGAGTAGAGGATAATACACGTTCAAAAAACGAGGACCTGGGATCCTTAAGAGAGTTTGAAGAGTTGTCTCAAAAGATTAGCAATATGGGAATGGGCAATATTTCTTCAGAAGCTTTAAATGACAGAGCGGAGAACAGTTCCTTAGTGACGGACCTGAACTTAGATATTAATAACGGTTCATCCACCAACCTCCACGTAGAACAACGTATGCCGGATTTCGGAGAGGAAAATGTGTTTGATCCAGATTATATGGAACAAAACCAAATGTTAGAGACAGAAAGTAGGTACACTACGGATGAATTTGACTTTTCAGATAACCAAGATGCAGCATCCAGTGAATATAGCAATGTACAGACCAACCGAATGGCGACTGAAATTTTTCCCACTGGTGACAAAAATGACAAGATTCCgcattcttctttatttacaAATTTAAACCAGCTTACTTCGAATGGAGGCAATTATCAAGGTAGCTCCGATTTAACTGGTGATCAAATGAACAAACCTCTACAATTTCAACCACTTCATGTGAAAGGACCAcaatcttcttcatttggTTACAAAAATTCTTCAGCCAATACCTCGCAGCCCCAAGTCCCATATCCCGCTGGCCGCCCGTTGGGTAAAATAAGAACAGGCCCATTGACCATTCAACCCATGCAACAAGGCGGAGACTCATCAATGGGTACTTTTCAATCTCCACAACATCAGTTACCGACGCCACAACAGCGTCAAATCCAACCACTTTCCTTCAGAAACAATGCCTATGGAAGCGGTAACAACCAGAATACCCTCTATCCATCACAGCAGCAGCCTCAAGGTATGAGGTATATGAATAATAAGGCTCAAATAAATGATAGATCTCAGATACCGCAAACACAATATAATGTACAAGATGACCGTCCTAGCCTCCATATAAACACCAGCAACCGAACAAAGCCACGTACTGTACAAGGCGGATTTTCACAGTTTATGCCTCCCAGTAGCACATCAACCAACCCATATTCCAACTAGTTCAGTTCtatctcaatttttttttttaagcCAATAATCCTATATAATTTTCCCATAAATGTACTATTTTTAATATGACTATAAACGTACCTTTATACCTTCGTTTATCCCTTTTAAGCTTTGTTTTTAAGCTAAACAACTCTTCACTAATAGACATATTGCTGGCGCTCTCTTCGCGTTTCGTTTAGGCGCATGAACCCGACACTACAGAATCACAAATGCTTTGTATATATGTTAGGATTTCAATACTGAGTGAATAGGCAGCTAAAAACTCAACTAAGCAGGCGAAAGTACTTACATGAGAAGCATATTATCAAAAGTTTACTAAACTAAAGAAGTGGAAAGGCTCCAATGATTGTAAGAATGATACGTCTTTGTAATGGCCCAAAGTTGTTACGAAGTCAATTCACATCAGCAAGCGCACTATATTCAACCAAGCCATTGTTCAAACCCCTTACGTGCCAAAAAGTAGGGATGGCTTTAATCATTCCACGCAGAAagcagtttttctttcgttCGATTCGATTACAGTCAAGCATTACGGAAGGAAAGAAGCCCACCAAGCCCACTTTAAAATTATCCGATGCgaattcaaaatcttcgGGGTTTAAAGACATTAAGCGGCTGTTCGTCTTATCTAAACCGGAATCCAGATATATTGGACTTGCCCTTCTTTTAATCCTCATTTCAAGTTCAGTAAGTATGGCTGTGCCTTCCGTTATCGGTAAGTTATTAGACTTGGCTTCCGAAAGTGACGacaaagatgaagaggGATCAAAAAGCAATAAGTTATATGGTCTAACCAAGAAGCAATTTTTTACAGCATTAGGAGTAGTGTTTATAATTGGTGCAGTTGCTAATGCAAGTAGAATTATCATTTTAAAGGTCACTGGTGAAAGACTGGTTGCGAGATTAAGAACGAGAACAATGAAAGCTGCCTTAGATCAAGATGCCACATTTTTAGATACTAACCGTGTTGGTGATTTGATTTCAAGATTATCATCCGATGCATCTATAGTGGCTAAATCTGTTACACAGAACGTCTCTGATGGTACAAGAGCAATTATCCAAGGATTTGTCGGCTTTGGTATGATGAGCTTCCTCTCCTGGAAATTAACTTGCGTTATGATGGTTTTAGCCCCTCCCTTAGGTGCTATGGCACTGATATATGGTAGGAAGATACGAAACCTATCAAGACAGTTACAAACTTCAGTAGGTGGGTTAACAAAAGTGGCAGAAGAACAATTAAATGCCACTAGAACTATTCAAGCATAtggtggtgaaaaaaaCGAAGTTCACCGTTATGCAAAGGAAGTTAGAAATGTATTTCATATTGGCCTAAAGGAAGCTGTTACTTCTGGTTTATTTTTCGGGAGTACTGGGCTAGTTGGTAACACTGCAATGCTGTCGTTATTATTGGTTGGAACGAGTATGATTCAAAGTGGCACAATGACCGTCGGTGAATTATCAAGTTTCATGATGTACGCCGTGTATACCGGAAGTTCATTATTTGGCTTATCGAGCTTCTACTCAGAACTTATGAAGGGTGCTGGTGCCGCTGCCAGAGTCTTTGAATTAAATGACCGTAAGCCATTGATTCGTCCGACTATTGGGAGGGATCCTGTGTCATTGGCGCAAAAACCTAtcgttttcaaaaatgtgTCGTTCACTTATCCAACTCGGCCCAAACATCAGATTTTCAAGGATTTGAATATTACTATCAAACCCGGTGAACATGTCTGCGCTGTCGGGCCATCAGGAAGTGGTAAATCAACGATTGCATCTTTGTTGCTCAGGTACTACGATGTGAACTCAGGATCGATTGAGTTTGGTGATGAAGACATCAGAAACTTCAACTTGAGAAAGTATCGAAGATTACTAGGATACGTACAGCAAGAACCACTACTTTTCAATGGAACCATTTTAGAAAACATCCTCTACTGTATTCCGCCTGAAATTGCGGAGCAGGAAGTTCGTATTGGACGTGCCATTGGGCAAGCTAACTGCACAAAGTTTCTGGCCAATTTCCCAGACGGATTGCAGACTATGGTTGGCGCTAGAGGTGCACAATTGTCCGGTGgtcaaaagcaaagaatCGCATTAGCTAGAGCGTTCTTATTGGATCCTGCCGTCCTTATTTTAGATGAAGCAACCAGCGCCCTTGACTCGCAAAGTGAAGAAATAGTGGCGAAAAACCTTCAGAGACGTGTAGAAAGGGGTTTAACAACTATATCAATTGCACATAGGCTTTCGACTATCAAACACAGCACTAGGGTCATAGTGTTAGGGAAACACGGCTCAGTTGTTGAAACTGGTTCATTCCAAGATCTGATCGCTATTCCTAATAGTGAGCTGAATGCTTTGCTTGCCGAACAGCAGGATGAGGAAGGAAAAGAACGAACGATGAATTCGGACAGTGGCATTGCTCAAGAAGTATAAAAACTTGGCACAAAATCGAATCATTTTTCTATACCGCAGTTATGGCATTTATTGTAAGACTATCGATTAATATTAGACGCAAAAGGCTGCGATTGCCCTCGATTAGACAGAGTAAAAAATACTGTGTATCAAGGAAATCTCAAATTAAACTTTAGTAATGAAAATactatattttttattttttactatttaattaatattattattactttcacatcttttttgtttacaAATATAATTGAAAgattataaaaaatgaactaCTTATTACCATTAGTGATTATTTAATATGCTTTTCTCAGGAAAGACAGTGTCATACTCGATTCAAATCATCGTCCATGCTTCATCCGTTGTTTCAGCAGATGACAGTTTGGTTGGATCTacaatttcatctttcttACGCGGATTTTTTACTCTTGATAAAGTAACGCTTCTTGCATACTCAAGTTCGTTGTAGATTGCACTTATTGCAGTTTTAATCCcatcttctttggaaattttcttctttattaatTCAGCTCTATCtttcattgttttgttCGTCGTAGCT
Proteins encoded in this window:
- the SKG3 gene encoding Skg3p (similar to YLR187W); the encoded protein is MKRIFSGVKSPKLPAPPKVFKNDESPSTPSSPKFDQGLRSLSASASRLFSSSTSTPGSPTLDLPQEHSINGDISPELVPIVTLLSAQSHRRYHHGTFLILHDLKTDGTPAARQWDECYGVLLGTQLALWDAKELSDSKTNRDTSNLKKVASRPTFINFTDASVRNLDANDQIISAAESKNTKKDLDNVLVVSTTLKNRYFLKFKNSKSFKTWNAAIRLSLFEFTALQEAYTGSFLSSRGVKLGDIKVVMADTKFTYEDWVSVRFGTGMPWKRCYAVISPQSSKKKKNSKGSICFYENDKKTKKSNIMTTVVDARALYAVYPSSPILIDTSTIIKLEGFVSFEKSEEPQETNIFIMPEKHQGVPGYDTIIRFLIPAMNAFYLYGRPKGLIANRIDPDSLLFALPTLPHIYYLQVDDVLSLTKDKSYLHWNAADWRNNIVKVLQKKLSKGYKGCGNKSVSIASGMMKSPAISSAELFEGYDSLPEKQMESPQKSKIKSSSTLPSIDDISSVPASVSSHATSVKQTELFVADNSSKINDCVSAQSSVTTNFKDTFTTPMTSGMLNQENADRSFESGLKLKIPDADLKNMEDVESSSANNFSTTPEDKHIPLANAAELSALYDKYSTSPFGKSEAHSNPKPQTLEVEDRPKNETRSPYERYVGTSAESKTFEIGNVRESKSTINTSLSSPLRVEDNTRSKNEDLGSLREFEELSQKISNMGMGNISSEALNDRAENSSLVTDLNLDINNGSSTNLHVEQRMPDFGEENVFDPDYMEQNQMLETESRYTTDEFDFSDNQDAASSEYSNVQTNRMATEIFPTGDKNDKIPHSSLFTNLNQLTSNGGNYQGSSDLTGDQMNKPLQFQPLHVKGPQSSSFGYKNSSANTSQPQVPYPAGRPLGKIRTGPLTIQPMQQGGDSSMGTFQSPQHQLPTPQQRQIQPLSFRNNAYGSGNNQNTLYPSQQQPQGMRYMNNKAQINDRSQIPQTQYNVQDDRPSLHINTSNRTKPRTVQGGFSQFMPPSSTSTNPYSN
- the MDL1 gene encoding ATP-binding cassette permease MDL1 (Mitochondrial inner membrane half-type ABC transporter~similar to YLR188W), with product MIVRMIRLCNGPKLLRSQFTSASALYSTKPLFKPLTCQKVGMALIIPRRKQFFFRSIRLQSSITEGKKPTKPTLKLSDANSKSSGFKDIKRLFVLSKPESRYIGLALLLILISSSVSMAVPSVIGKLLDLASESDDKDEEGSKSNKLYGLTKKQFFTALGVVFIIGAVANASRIIILKVTGERLVARLRTRTMKAALDQDATFLDTNRVGDLISRLSSDASIVAKSVTQNVSDGTRAIIQGFVGFGMMSFLSWKLTCVMMVLAPPLGAMALIYGRKIRNLSRQLQTSVGGLTKVAEEQLNATRTIQAYGGEKNEVHRYAKEVRNVFHIGLKEAVTSGLFFGSTGLVGNTAMLSLLLVGTSMIQSGTMTVGELSSFMMYAVYTGSSLFGLSSFYSELMKGAGAAARVFELNDRKPLIRPTIGRDPVSLAQKPIVFKNVSFTYPTRPKHQIFKDLNITIKPGEHVCAVGPSGSGKSTIASLLLRYYDVNSGSIEFGDEDIRNFNLRKYRRLLGYVQQEPLLFNGTILENILYCIPPEIAEQEVRIGRAIGQANCTKFLANFPDGLQTMVGARGAQLSGGQKQRIALARAFLLDPAVLILDEATSALDSQSEEIVAKNLQRRVERGLTTISIAHRLSTIKHSTRVIVLGKHGSVVETGSFQDLIAIPNSELNALLAEQQDEEGKERTMNSDSGIAQEV